One part of the Flavobacterium johnsoniae UW101 genome encodes these proteins:
- a CDS encoding biliverdin-producing heme oxygenase — MTTNTTTFLSSDFLTDIKTQTSDSHKKLESLPVSASILSPDMKIEDYIHYLNLMHDVHKNTEELVYPLLSEIIPDLDQRKKKHLIEEDLLFLNSNKTATSKVFDKTEMSVPFALGVFYVIEGSSLGGRFILKNIVNNPQLSNDQGVSYFKGYGDKTGSYWKNFLNVLAEYEQNNNCANSIIEGAVYAFDSIYNHFGSIKK, encoded by the coding sequence ATGACTACAAATACAACCACATTTCTGTCTTCGGATTTTTTAACAGATATAAAAACTCAAACTTCAGATTCTCATAAAAAATTAGAAAGCCTTCCTGTTTCTGCTTCTATCTTATCTCCGGACATGAAAATAGAAGATTATATACATTATCTTAATTTAATGCACGATGTTCACAAAAACACAGAAGAGCTTGTTTATCCGCTGCTTTCAGAAATTATTCCGGATTTAGACCAAAGAAAAAAGAAACATTTAATAGAAGAAGATCTTTTATTTCTTAACAGCAATAAAACTGCTACTTCTAAAGTTTTTGATAAGACAGAAATGTCTGTGCCTTTTGCTCTTGGCGTATTTTATGTTATAGAAGGGTCGAGCTTAGGCGGAAGATTTATATTAAAAAATATTGTAAACAACCCACAGCTTTCTAATGATCAGGGCGTATCGTATTTTAAAGGTTATGGAGATAAAACAGGCAGTTATTGGAAAAATTTCCTAAACGTGCTTGCAGAGTATGAACAAAATAATAATTGCGCAAATAGTATTATAGAAGGAGCTGTATATGCTTTTGATAGTATTTACAATCATTTCGGGAGCATAAAAAAATAA
- a CDS encoding NAD(P)H-binding protein has translation MKALVIGATGSTGKFLTEELLNDNDYTSVVTFVRKPSGKTHLKLTEHIVDFENVGHLKNLITGDVLFSCLGTTLKDAGSKEKQWKIDFDIPAAFAAEAQKNQVKSLVLVSSYGASAQSSVFYSKMKGKLEDYIAALNFEQYIIFRPGPLVRQDSDRLGEKITVKVIGILNKIGLFKKFKPLETSLLAKKLVKAPKILSSGTTIVELNKIFEF, from the coding sequence ATGAAAGCATTAGTAATTGGGGCGACAGGCTCAACAGGAAAGTTTTTAACAGAAGAGCTTCTTAATGATAACGATTATACTTCGGTTGTAACTTTTGTTAGAAAACCTTCCGGGAAAACGCATCTTAAATTAACAGAACATATTGTCGATTTTGAAAACGTTGGGCATCTTAAAAATTTAATTACAGGCGATGTTTTGTTTTCCTGCCTCGGAACGACTTTAAAAGATGCGGGCTCAAAAGAAAAACAATGGAAAATAGATTTTGATATTCCCGCTGCATTTGCTGCAGAAGCACAAAAAAATCAGGTAAAATCGCTTGTTTTGGTTTCTTCTTATGGTGCATCGGCTCAAAGCAGTGTTTTTTATTCTAAGATGAAAGGAAAACTCGAAGATTATATTGCTGCTCTTAATTTTGAGCAGTACATTATTTTTAGACCTGGACCATTAGTACGACAAGATTCTGATCGATTGGGCGAAAAAATAACCGTAAAAGTTATAGGAATACTCAACAAAATTGGACTTTTTAAAAAATTCAAGCCGCTTGAAACTTCACTTCTGGCCAAAAAATTAGTGAAAGCTCCAAAAATACTTTCCTCTGGAACTACGATAGTTGAGCTCAATAAAATTTTTGAATTTTAA
- a CDS encoding methyltransferase domain-containing protein gives MPWNPEIYNTFKDIRYKPFYDLADLIKPVKNKKAIDLGCGTGEQTAILADKFKEVHFLGVDSSAEMLEKSKALETENLHFRRASTEEMIENAEKWDLIFSNAALQWSNNHEILFPKLIHLLNSKGQFAVQMPMQPENKLNKILIELVNEEPFKTYLKGFKRDSPVLSIDEYAQILFDSGLEDIQIMQKVYPIIANDHDTLYNFISGSALIPYMEKLEGGQKELFIKTYKERIAESFPKLPAIYSFKRLLLYGTKA, from the coding sequence ATGCCTTGGAATCCAGAAATATACAATACATTTAAAGACATTCGTTATAAACCATTTTATGATTTGGCTGATTTGATAAAGCCAGTCAAAAATAAGAAAGCCATTGATTTAGGATGCGGTACAGGCGAACAAACCGCTATTTTAGCAGATAAATTTAAAGAAGTCCATTTTCTTGGTGTTGATTCTTCGGCAGAAATGCTCGAAAAATCAAAAGCATTAGAAACAGAAAACCTGCATTTTCGCAGAGCATCAACCGAAGAAATGATTGAAAATGCCGAAAAATGGGATTTAATTTTTAGCAATGCCGCTTTGCAATGGTCGAATAATCATGAAATTTTGTTTCCTAAATTGATACACCTTCTTAATTCAAAAGGGCAGTTTGCAGTTCAAATGCCGATGCAACCAGAAAATAAACTCAACAAAATTTTAATCGAATTGGTTAACGAAGAACCTTTTAAAACGTATCTAAAAGGCTTTAAAAGAGATTCACCCGTTTTGAGTATTGATGAATATGCGCAGATACTATTTGACAGCGGACTCGAAGATATTCAAATCATGCAGAAAGTGTATCCCATAATTGCAAACGATCACGATACGTTGTATAATTTCATTTCAGGTTCAGCTTTAATTCCATACATGGAAAAACTTGAAGGCGGACAGAAAGAACTTTTTATAAAAACATACAAAGAAAGAATAGCAGAAAGTTTTCCTAAACTTCCGGCAATTTATTCTTTTAAAAGACTTTTGCTTTACGGAACAAAAGCATAA
- a CDS encoding contractile injection system tape measure protein, translating to MEVLKMKTPTKNDIAVRNAGVVIINNYIPMLFERLELTVNNKFTSLENQKKAVKYLQYVVTGLPNTDEVYLPLNKILCGLSVTDKVADEIEITNQERNLIQGMLQAVISHWPEIGDCSVDGFRGNWFIRDGILSELEDKWELRVEKRAYDILLNRSPFAFSIVKFQWMNKPLYINWAY from the coding sequence ATGGAAGTTTTAAAGATGAAGACTCCAACTAAAAATGATATTGCTGTACGGAATGCTGGAGTAGTAATTATAAATAATTACATTCCAATGCTTTTTGAAAGACTTGAACTTACAGTCAATAACAAATTCACTAGTTTAGAAAATCAAAAAAAGGCTGTAAAATATCTGCAGTATGTTGTTACCGGACTGCCTAACACTGATGAAGTGTATTTACCGCTGAATAAAATTTTATGCGGTCTTTCTGTAACTGATAAGGTTGCTGATGAAATTGAAATTACAAATCAGGAAAGAAACTTAATTCAAGGCATGTTACAAGCAGTAATCAGTCATTGGCCTGAAATAGGAGACTGTTCTGTAGATGGTTTTCGAGGAAATTGGTTTATTCGCGACGGAATTCTCAGCGAACTGGAAGACAAATGGGAACTTAGAGTAGAAAAAAGAGCTTATGATATTTTGCTCAACAGATCTCCTTTTGCGTTTTCAATTGTAAAATTTCAGTGGATGAATAAACCGTTATATATTAATTGGGCTTATTAA
- a CDS encoding M16 family metallopeptidase has product MKAKIFLAHFLILGLSQVSAQFKTTIPLRKDVVHGTLNNGMQYFILHNEWPKERADFYFVQNVGAILEDDNQNGLAHFLEHMAFNGTEHFKGKGIINMLAKHGVTFGRDINAYTAHDETVYNISNVPVKNPVLLDSCLYVLHDWSGFLSLKDAEIDAERGVIHEEWRTRRNADLRIGSQLEPVLYNGSKYGKRDVLGDMDLIDHFKYKQLRDYYKKWYLPNHQAVVIVGDIDPAKIEQQVKKIMGSIPMPSNPAERTYESIPDNDKLLYKLAVDKEAQKTSITFNFKKNKPLVQDFTEFGNSIAEQLALQMMNNRFREYIVNNETALLSAGVSHSSLTRLSSLFTLTVNPKNGRLLEAFQQAYTEYERAIQNGFTKEELDRVKENMRTGYQNQLKNKDKISNESWASQLQNYFLEASPVMSLEEEVEFVKSTLDKLDINEVNKLFRALPTEKNQILTVSGPEKENVTYPAETDYKTAIKKIKEQKLEPYTETIANTDLVTDKLTAKPVSKKFEIKGIAAAKGYVLANGAKVIIYPTTLAQDQILFSAFSPGGVSVLPEKDLASSQIATVLAKNSGLGDFKVTDLQKQLSGKTVKVSPFIGEHYEGFSGSSVKKDLETLLELTYLYFKNPRFETQAYKRIIDYYNNALENVNENNSKIFGDTIALLDTNHNKRTFLLSKENLNQLKFDDASRIYKERISNASDFTFVFVGNIAENDLETINKYLGNISGNQTQEKFTDHKIGMAKGSAKEKLVREMSVPKTSIYVHIENRSVIFSEKNQIMAYMLSQLLDKRYLDKIREDEGGSYGVQTESALSKNPSPVFSLRVSFDCNPEKDAKLLQIVYDELDTIVKSDVSQKDLSDIKEDLIKSNQQNIKANSYWMNIIVDQLKTGDKFVSSAEYEKLIKSISVKDIKKYAGEVLTKADKVEVVMQPKTNESTLK; this is encoded by the coding sequence ATGAAAGCAAAGATATTTTTAGCGCACTTTTTAATACTGGGTTTATCTCAGGTTTCAGCGCAGTTTAAAACTACAATTCCGCTGCGGAAAGATGTAGTGCACGGAACTTTAAACAACGGAATGCAGTATTTTATTCTGCATAATGAATGGCCGAAAGAAAGAGCCGACTTTTATTTTGTGCAGAATGTAGGTGCTATTTTAGAAGATGACAATCAAAACGGACTGGCGCATTTTCTGGAACACATGGCCTTTAACGGAACAGAACATTTTAAGGGAAAAGGAATCATTAATATGCTGGCAAAACACGGTGTTACTTTCGGACGTGATATTAATGCCTATACAGCACACGACGAAACGGTTTACAACATTAGCAATGTGCCGGTTAAAAATCCTGTTTTATTAGATTCTTGTTTGTATGTTTTACACGACTGGTCAGGATTTTTGTCTTTAAAAGATGCTGAAATTGATGCCGAAAGAGGCGTAATTCACGAAGAATGGCGTACCAGAAGAAACGCTGATCTGCGAATAGGATCGCAGCTGGAACCTGTTTTATACAACGGTTCAAAATATGGAAAAAGAGACGTTTTAGGCGATATGGATCTTATTGATCATTTCAAATACAAACAACTTAGGGATTATTATAAAAAATGGTATCTGCCAAATCATCAGGCGGTAGTAATTGTGGGCGATATCGATCCTGCAAAAATAGAACAGCAGGTTAAAAAAATAATGGGATCAATTCCAATGCCTTCAAATCCGGCAGAACGTACTTATGAATCAATTCCGGATAATGATAAACTGCTGTACAAACTGGCAGTTGACAAAGAAGCACAGAAAACCTCCATTACATTTAATTTCAAAAAGAACAAACCGCTTGTTCAGGATTTTACAGAATTTGGAAACAGCATTGCAGAACAATTAGCGCTGCAAATGATGAACAATCGTTTTAGAGAATATATTGTAAACAATGAAACCGCTTTATTATCAGCAGGTGTAAGCCATTCGAGTTTAACACGTTTATCTTCATTATTTACCTTAACCGTAAATCCTAAAAACGGCAGATTGTTAGAAGCCTTTCAACAAGCTTATACCGAATATGAAAGAGCAATTCAAAATGGTTTTACAAAAGAAGAACTCGATCGTGTAAAAGAAAATATGCGTACTGGTTATCAAAATCAGTTAAAAAACAAAGATAAAATCAGTAATGAAAGCTGGGCTTCGCAATTGCAGAATTACTTTTTAGAAGCCTCTCCTGTAATGAGTCTGGAAGAAGAAGTTGAATTTGTAAAATCGACTTTGGATAAATTGGATATTAATGAGGTTAATAAACTCTTCCGTGCGCTCCCAACAGAGAAAAATCAGATTTTAACTGTTTCTGGTCCGGAAAAAGAAAACGTGACTTATCCAGCTGAAACTGATTATAAAACTGCAATTAAAAAAATAAAAGAACAAAAATTAGAACCTTACACCGAAACAATTGCAAACACAGACTTAGTAACTGATAAGCTGACTGCAAAACCAGTTTCTAAGAAATTTGAAATTAAAGGAATTGCAGCAGCAAAAGGATATGTTTTAGCAAACGGAGCAAAAGTCATTATTTACCCAACAACTTTAGCTCAGGATCAAATTTTGTTTTCAGCTTTTAGTCCCGGCGGGGTTTCTGTACTTCCTGAAAAAGATTTGGCATCTTCGCAGATTGCTACAGTTTTAGCCAAAAATTCAGGATTGGGAGATTTTAAAGTAACCGATCTTCAAAAACAGCTTTCAGGAAAAACCGTAAAAGTAAGCCCGTTTATTGGCGAACATTACGAAGGTTTCAGCGGAAGTTCAGTAAAAAAAGATCTGGAAACGCTTTTAGAACTCACTTATTTATACTTTAAAAATCCAAGATTTGAAACTCAGGCATACAAACGTATTATTGATTATTACAACAATGCACTGGAAAATGTAAACGAAAACAACAGTAAAATATTTGGCGATACAATTGCTTTATTAGATACCAATCATAATAAAAGAACTTTTTTGTTAAGCAAAGAAAACCTGAATCAGCTAAAGTTTGATGATGCTTCGAGAATCTATAAAGAGCGCATTTCTAATGCTTCAGATTTTACGTTTGTTTTTGTTGGAAACATTGCCGAAAACGATCTTGAAACCATTAATAAATATTTAGGGAATATTTCAGGAAATCAAACTCAGGAAAAATTTACCGATCATAAAATAGGAATGGCAAAAGGATCTGCCAAAGAAAAACTGGTAAGAGAAATGAGTGTTCCTAAAACCAGTATTTATGTACATATTGAAAACAGAAGCGTCATTTTTTCTGAAAAAAACCAAATTATGGCGTATATGCTTTCGCAGTTGTTAGACAAACGTTATTTAGATAAAATCAGAGAAGATGAGGGCGGAAGTTACGGTGTACAAACAGAAAGCGCATTGTCTAAAAATCCATCTCCGGTTTTTTCTCTACGTGTGAGTTTTGACTGCAATCCGGAAAAAGATGCTAAACTGCTTCAAATTGTGTATGATGAATTAGATACCATCGTAAAAAGTGATGTTTCACAAAAAGATTTATCAGATATAAAGGAAGATTTAATAAAAAGCAATCAGCAGAATATCAAAGCAAATTCATACTGGATGAACATTATTGTCGATCAGTTAAAAACAGGAGACAAGTTTGTAAGCAGTGCCGAATATGAAAAACTAATTAAAAGCATTTCTGTAAAAGACATTAAAAAATATGCAGGCGAAGTATTGACAAAAGCAGATAAAGTAGAAGTTGTAATGCAGCCTAAAACAAACGAAAGTACTTTAAAATAG
- a CDS encoding alpha/beta hydrolase family protein: MKKVFLLCTLALSVHSLSAQKKAVDESAYQTWKRINSKSLSYNGKWLSYSTVFQDEEKENQKQIIIQEAPKGKRLVLNNTSDLKFIGKKDWIQYSVNDSTVLQNLKTGVKKLWKSKHYTNALEGTDFLYYTRPESAKGEFFLQRLVCYNLESNDSVFVSNIKSSRFLKNKSIVYVQIEKDKVFLKQGIPGGKQQTIYTTKASDFGDFQLNNKEDGGTFTLKTNNNADFNMVYYFNLKTNSVTPLFNYDDIVLNDPLYSISKTAYSLNENGNYIQLQLFSNKRPENNQMPKSNAEIWKTAQGAMERRQEMLRNSKTQPSEQKYIYDIKNKKVIKLAATGEFDQVIIPESGNFKGVFAIDKKPYAVEVDWTFNERSDIYWIDVATGKSTKILTGVFGGISLNPQGTFAVMYDEKQKVWTVFDSSSMQFKNISAQIPFPVSDDNVDMKSANTAYGIAGWLNNGNTVVIYDEFDMWAIDLLNQKAPYTLTKEYGRKNKIALRYGEEGFIGDFENRKTVTLVGFDTQHKSKGIYKLAGNTITKVFANPDYNVRIEAVSADDSSVLFSKESYTIFPDLWWGTAAFGSQQKITDINPQQKEYAWGTSKLVTWKSFSGKENQGNLYLPDNYDSKKTYPVIVHFYEKHTAELNQYQMPELSSSNINIPLFVSQGYIVFQPDVHYTYGDVGNSVYNDVVSGVEYLISKGITEKGKIGIQGHSFGGYETSFLTTKTDIFSCAIVGSGVSNFTANYPVMRSNGISTMFKYEADQYRMGSSLYDNLDGYIKNSPIFSAKNIKTPILIFHNDNDRAVPYQEGQSLFFALRRLGKQGWLVNYKKEGHSLDGAENKKDWTIKMQQYFDYYLKGAARPDWM; the protein is encoded by the coding sequence ATGAAAAAAGTATTTTTACTGTGTACACTCGCTTTGAGTGTACATAGTTTATCGGCACAGAAAAAAGCGGTTGACGAATCGGCTTACCAAACATGGAAAAGAATCAACAGTAAATCATTGTCATATAATGGTAAATGGTTGTCGTACAGCACCGTATTTCAGGATGAAGAAAAAGAAAATCAAAAACAGATTATCATTCAGGAAGCTCCAAAAGGCAAACGTTTGGTTTTAAATAATACCAGCGATTTAAAGTTTATTGGAAAAAAAGACTGGATTCAGTACAGCGTAAACGACAGCACTGTTTTGCAAAATCTAAAAACAGGTGTAAAAAAACTCTGGAAAAGCAAACATTATACAAATGCTCTAGAAGGAACAGATTTTCTTTATTATACACGACCAGAATCTGCAAAAGGAGAATTTTTCCTGCAGCGTTTGGTTTGTTACAATTTAGAAAGCAATGACAGTGTGTTTGTAAGCAACATAAAATCGTCACGTTTTTTAAAGAACAAATCCATTGTATATGTGCAGATTGAAAAAGACAAAGTATTTTTAAAACAAGGAATTCCGGGAGGAAAACAGCAGACAATTTACACCACAAAAGCTTCAGATTTTGGCGATTTTCAGTTAAACAACAAAGAAGACGGCGGTACTTTTACACTTAAAACCAACAACAATGCTGATTTTAATATGGTGTATTATTTCAATTTAAAGACCAATTCAGTAACACCATTGTTCAATTATGATGATATAGTTTTAAACGATCCGTTATATTCAATCTCAAAAACGGCGTATAGTTTAAACGAAAATGGCAATTACATTCAATTGCAGCTTTTCTCTAACAAGCGTCCTGAAAACAATCAAATGCCGAAATCAAATGCCGAAATCTGGAAAACGGCACAAGGCGCTATGGAACGCAGGCAAGAAATGCTTCGCAATTCAAAAACGCAGCCAAGCGAACAAAAATACATTTACGATATTAAAAACAAAAAAGTCATTAAACTGGCTGCAACAGGAGAATTTGATCAGGTAATTATACCGGAATCAGGTAATTTTAAAGGCGTTTTTGCAATCGATAAAAAACCATACGCAGTAGAAGTTGACTGGACATTTAACGAGCGCAGCGATATTTACTGGATCGATGTTGCAACAGGAAAATCTACAAAAATACTAACAGGCGTTTTTGGCGGCATAAGCTTGAATCCTCAGGGAACTTTTGCGGTTATGTATGATGAAAAGCAAAAAGTGTGGACTGTTTTTGACAGCTCTTCAATGCAGTTTAAGAACATAAGCGCACAAATTCCTTTTCCGGTTTCAGATGATAATGTCGATATGAAATCAGCCAATACCGCTTACGGAATTGCCGGATGGTTAAACAACGGAAACACAGTCGTAATTTACGATGAATTTGATATGTGGGCAATTGATCTTTTAAATCAAAAAGCACCGTACACTTTGACAAAAGAATACGGAAGAAAAAACAAAATTGCACTTCGTTACGGCGAAGAAGGTTTTATAGGCGATTTTGAAAACAGAAAAACCGTAACTCTGGTTGGATTTGACACCCAGCATAAATCTAAAGGAATTTACAAACTCGCAGGAAATACAATAACCAAAGTATTTGCAAATCCGGATTACAATGTTAGAATCGAAGCCGTTTCAGCAGATGATTCGAGTGTTTTGTTTTCTAAAGAAAGTTATACCATTTTCCCTGATTTATGGTGGGGAACTGCTGCTTTTGGTTCACAGCAAAAAATTACAGACATCAATCCGCAGCAAAAAGAATATGCGTGGGGAACTTCAAAATTAGTGACCTGGAAAAGTTTCAGCGGCAAAGAAAATCAAGGAAACCTTTATCTGCCGGATAATTACGACAGCAAAAAAACATATCCTGTCATTGTTCATTTTTACGAAAAACATACTGCCGAATTAAACCAGTATCAGATGCCGGAATTAAGCAGCTCAAATATTAATATTCCTTTATTTGTAAGCCAGGGATATATTGTTTTTCAGCCAGATGTACATTACACATACGGAGATGTTGGAAACAGCGTTTATAATGATGTGGTAAGCGGTGTAGAATATTTAATATCAAAAGGCATTACAGAAAAAGGAAAAATTGGAATTCAGGGGCATAGTTTTGGCGGTTACGAAACGTCATTTTTAACAACCAAAACAGACATTTTCAGCTGTGCAATTGTAGGTTCGGGAGTCAGTAATTTTACGGCAAACTATCCCGTAATGCGATCAAACGGTATATCGACTATGTTTAAATACGAAGCCGATCAATACCGTATGGGAAGTTCTTTATATGATAATTTAGACGGTTATATCAAAAACTCGCCAATTTTTTCAGCTAAAAATATCAAAACGCCAATTCTTATTTTTCATAATGACAATGATCGTGCAGTGCCGTATCAGGAAGGACAGTCTTTATTTTTTGCACTTCGCCGTTTAGGAAAACAAGGATGGCTTGTGAATTATAAAAAAGAAGGTCATAGTCTCGATGGTGCCGAAAACAAAAAAGACTGGACAATCAAAATGCAGCAGTATTTTGATTATTATTTAAAAGGTGCAGCGCGCCCAGACTGGATGTAA
- a CDS encoding TlpA family protein disulfide reductase yields the protein MLKKIINIKLLVLVFCAFTLQVTSQETKLRLTGMADVPIPGAVLKMTYDAKGGPLENIKDINGYAYVFNDYRWEIEDLKMKKNGAVWNVEFTVPKNCAFMAFKFYGNTDNGLVTDTGQDTGYLLVAFKEPKVKMPGADLAWATFRNKDFNGQFGGYFKEFTINGDATEYWLKKEVADNGNRFPEFFDTYFKVLKVQKPEKFQELGSRFLGDFTKNMKGMPEEVYLKVHNIYAYELKDKAKADSIENVIVKQFPKGAFLRFKAYQKIMPIADAAERNKVITQFLADFPYTTDVPDSQKYFYDNIVKMQFGYYFENKDYKSVLALIPTMNFANLNDAYHQNISKALYLKVVDPAVIETMAVPMIKLMQEKVNDMSYMQGIYWSPNQATENAKTQLNNELVIQIRMYDMLKKYKEVLETFELLPFQKRYEKASINDIHVRALEALNKPITEVLKNAAKANTLSEGLTAKLKEAFIKEGKKEADFPAYLEQLKKENNSEEKITLMNPVPAPAIKVQSADGKTKELVLNSGKIIVIDFWATWCGPCKKAFPAMQQLVNNFKEDKQVEIYFISTQETKEGYKKEAAAYLKEKGLKLDTYFDLVKKGGGTNNASFSNYAAIFKSSGIPRKVVIKNGQIRFTSEGYSGNPGQLVDELTNVINALKNE from the coding sequence ATGCTAAAAAAAATAATAAATATCAAGTTACTGGTATTGGTTTTTTGTGCCTTTACCTTACAAGTTACAAGTCAGGAAACAAAGCTGAGATTAACCGGAATGGCAGATGTGCCCATTCCGGGTGCAGTTTTAAAGATGACCTATGATGCTAAAGGCGGACCGCTGGAAAACATTAAAGATATCAATGGTTATGCCTACGTTTTTAATGATTACCGATGGGAAATTGAAGACCTGAAAATGAAGAAAAACGGCGCTGTTTGGAATGTCGAATTTACGGTTCCAAAAAACTGTGCTTTCATGGCTTTCAAATTTTATGGCAATACCGATAATGGTCTGGTAACTGATACCGGACAAGACACCGGATATCTTTTAGTAGCCTTTAAAGAACCAAAAGTAAAAATGCCTGGTGCAGATTTAGCCTGGGCAACTTTTAGAAACAAAGATTTCAACGGTCAGTTTGGCGGTTATTTCAAAGAGTTCACTATCAATGGAGATGCTACAGAATATTGGTTAAAGAAAGAAGTAGCCGATAATGGAAACAGATTTCCTGAATTTTTTGATACCTATTTTAAAGTTTTGAAAGTACAAAAGCCTGAAAAATTTCAGGAATTAGGAAGCCGTTTTCTGGGAGATTTCACCAAAAATATGAAAGGAATGCCAGAAGAAGTATATCTGAAAGTGCATAACATTTACGCTTATGAATTAAAAGATAAAGCAAAAGCTGATTCTATAGAAAACGTAATTGTAAAACAATTTCCAAAAGGTGCTTTTTTAAGATTCAAAGCCTATCAAAAAATTATGCCTATTGCAGATGCTGCCGAGAGAAACAAAGTGATCACTCAGTTTTTAGCTGATTTTCCATACACAACAGATGTACCGGATTCGCAAAAATATTTCTATGACAACATCGTAAAAATGCAGTTTGGATATTACTTTGAAAATAAAGATTATAAAAGCGTTTTAGCCTTAATTCCAACCATGAATTTTGCTAATTTAAATGATGCTTACCATCAAAATATTTCAAAAGCATTATATCTAAAAGTAGTAGATCCTGCAGTTATCGAAACAATGGCAGTGCCGATGATTAAGCTGATGCAGGAAAAAGTAAACGATATGTCATACATGCAGGGCATTTACTGGTCACCAAATCAGGCTACAGAAAATGCAAAAACACAATTGAATAATGAATTGGTGATTCAGATTCGTATGTACGATATGTTGAAAAAATACAAAGAAGTTTTAGAAACTTTTGAATTACTGCCATTTCAAAAACGTTACGAAAAAGCCAGCATAAACGACATTCATGTTAGAGCTTTAGAGGCTTTAAACAAACCAATAACCGAAGTGCTGAAAAATGCTGCAAAAGCCAATACTTTATCAGAAGGATTAACAGCAAAACTAAAAGAAGCCTTTATAAAAGAAGGAAAAAAAGAAGCTGATTTTCCGGCTTATTTAGAGCAGTTGAAAAAAGAAAACAATTCTGAAGAAAAAATCACTTTAATGAATCCGGTTCCGGCTCCGGCAATCAAAGTTCAGAGCGCAGACGGAAAAACAAAAGAGTTAGTGTTAAACAGCGGCAAAATCATTGTAATCGATTTTTGGGCAACCTGGTGCGGACCTTGTAAAAAAGCATTTCCGGCTATGCAGCAATTGGTCAACAATTTTAAAGAAGACAAACAAGTTGAGATTTATTTCATAAGCACTCAGGAAACAAAAGAAGGCTATAAAAAAGAAGCTGCGGCTTATTTAAAAGAAAAAGGTCTAAAGCTTGACACTTATTTTGATTTAGTAAAAAAAGGCGGCGGCACAAACAATGCTTCATTTTCAAACTATGCGGCAATTTTTAAATCAAGCGGCATTCCTCGAAAAGTAGTAATCAAGAATGGCCAGATTCGTTTTACATCAGAAGGATATTCAGGTAATCCAGGACAGCTTGTAGACGAACTTACAAACGTTATTAATGCTTTAAAAAACGAATAG